TAGAGCATATCACGATTGAGAAGCCGTAATATGACACGATGAAAACCATCCGGCAGCATCCTGCGGTGTGACCTGTGCGAATGCCCGGCTGATTGCGGCGGATAATTCATCCTGTGTCCGGGCACCCAGACGTCGCAGCAGGGTTTTGATTTTGCTCCACATCTTTTCAATCGGATTGAAGTCCGGGCTGTAGGGCGGCAGGAACTTTATCGTTGCCCCGCACGCTTCAATCAAACGAAGAGCTTCCGGATCATAATGGGTTCTGAGGTGATCCATCACAATGATATCGCCGGGCTGCAGCGTGGGTGCCAATACCGCACGGATATACTCCCGGAACACGGCGCCGTCTGATGAACCCTCCACCTCCATCGCTGCTGTCTGTCCGTTCAACCGGATCGACGAAATCATCGTAGTGGTACACCCGTGTCCATGCGGTGCGTGTGCCAACAGCCGCAGACCATAACGGGCACGTCCGCGTAACCGGGTCATATTAGTTTTAGCACCGGACTCGTCGATGAACACCAGACGGTCGGGAGCAAGGTGCGGAAGTTCTGCGAGCCATTGTTCACGTAACCGCTCCACGTCTTCCCGTTTTTGTTCGGCAGCATGCAGCGTTTTTTTTATACCGGTATCCGGGCCGGCTTAATGCGCGCTGAACCGCCATGATTGAGCAGTCCACCCCGCAGAGATCTTTAATCTCTGTCAACGTCGCATCGGGGTGACGCTGAACCAGCCGGTCGAGTGCATCCAATGAGCTGCCGTGGAATACCGCCCGGCGGTGGCCTCGAGGCAGAGGCGCTGTACGGCCGGTTTTTCTGTACCGTTCAAGCCAGTCCTGAAATGTGCGGATGTTTACTCCGTACAATGCTGCAATTTGTGCCTGAGTGCCCTGATGCTTCAGGTACGCCGTAATGGCGCGTTTACGTGTCTGTTCTGTTGCGATTCCCATGAACAGAACACTAAAACAATATTAACGATATTTCAATCGTTAAATGCTCTAGAGCATTTTCGATTTAATTAGTCGCGTAATTAGCATGGCTGAAAAAGTTTCGGCATTCGACAGGAGTAAATTCCGGCAGGATGGCTGAGAGTCTCCCGCACAGTTCATCAAACCCGCTGATGATATACTTACGCAGATGCGCTTTCAGTTTAGAAAACGCCATTTCGATCGGATTGAGATCCGGACTATACGGCGGCAGATCGATCAGCTCCGCTCCTGCAGAACAGATCAGATCTCTGACTCCGGGACTGTGATGGCTTGACAGATTGTCGCAGATCACAATATCTCCTTCCCGCAGGCCGGGTCGCAGAACCTCCCCGACATAGATCAGAAAGCTCTCCGTATTCATTGGACCATCCAGCAGCCAGGGAGCACAAAGCCCGCTGATACGCAGCCCG
This genomic window from Kiritimatiellales bacterium contains:
- a CDS encoding IS630 family transposase; this encodes MERLREQWLAELPHLAPDRLVFIDESGAKTNMTRLRGRARYGLRLLAHAPHGHGCTTTMISSIRLNGQTAAMEVEGSSDGAVFREYIRAVLAPTLQPGDIIVMDHLRTHYDPEALRLIEACGATIKFLPPYSPDFNPIEKMWSKIKTLLRRLGARTQDELSAAISRAFAQVTPQDAAGWFSSCHITASQS
- a CDS encoding helix-turn-helix domain-containing protein, which translates into the protein MGIATEQTRKRAITAYLKHQGTQAQIAALYGVNIRTFQDWLERYRKTGRTAPLPRGHRRAVFHGSSLDALDRLVQRHPDATLTEIKDLCGVDCSIMAVQRALSRPGYRYKKNAACCRTKTGRRGAVT
- a CDS encoding IS630 family transposase — protein: MHAKEQFRDDVKHARKLRHQQQWNPEQLIFIDETGLNTKLTRGYGRALRGERCRCHIPHGHWVTNTLVAGLRISGLCAPWLLDGPMNTESFLIYVGEVLRPGLREGDIVICDNLSSHHSPGVRDLICSAGAELIDLPPYSPDLNPIEMAFSKLKAHLRKYIISGFDELCGRLSAILPEFTPVECRNFFSHANYATN